A stretch of DNA from Pseudonocardia hierapolitana:
GTAGGTGAGTTAGGTGGTTTGGGGTGTCCCGCAGAGGCTCCAGAAGTCCCCGGATCGACGCCGTGGCGTCGACCTTGCTGGGACCTAACCGACCTCACTCGCGCATCCCCGGGGCTACTCATCGTCGCCCCCCACGGGCAGCTCCGCGCTCGGCGATTCGGCTACGCACCGTCACCGGGTCTACGGGGTAGCGGTTGCCGGTCGACGGCACCTTGATGCCGTACTCGCGCTCCAGCACCTCCCGCAGCTTCACGCCAGGCATGCGTCGATACGGCTCGTAATTCGGCGCGAGGTCGCGCAGCCGGGCCGGGACATCCGCTGCGGGAATCCGCTCGTTCCCGAGAACCGTGGCAAGGTCGTCGAGCAGATCCCGACGCTCACCCACATCATGCGCGTCATCCGACCCAGCGTCGATTTCAGCACGGGCTGTGCGCTCGTCGAGATACGTCATCGCGCGCTCGATGACCTCGGCGGCAGCGTCGTATCCGGTGTCGTCGTCGGCTTCGATGTAGAACCACTTGAGGATCTCGAACCGCTCATCGGTGGCCCCGGTCAGCAGCGAGGTGCCCACGTCCTTGCCGGGCCGTAGCTCGGTAGCCCGGATGCCGGCTTGGAACGAGCCGTCGCCGAGGAACCCGTCGTTGGAGCGCCATGACTTGACCGCGAAGCACGCGTTGACCTTCACCAACTCGACGATCTTCGGCGGGATCGCGTCCGCCCGCGACGATTGGGTGTCGAACGCGAGCGTGATCGCCGCTTTCCGCCCGCGGCGCATGGTCTGCACCGCCAGGTCCGCGGCCTCCTTCCCGAACTGCTCGTGTCCGAACAGCTCGTGGCACTCGGAGAACAACGCCACCAGCGGCCGCAGCTCCGGGTGCTTCTCGGCCAGGGTCCGGGTGACTTTCTTTGCGCCCAGCTCGGCCAATCGCGCCTCGCGCTGCGCGACCTTCTCGTACAGGTCCCGCAGCGCTTGCAGCGCGGCGGCGGCCACGGTGTCGTCGATGCCGCGGTGGTAGCGGGCCAGGCGTGGTTGGTAGGCGTCGAAGTCGCCGTTGTTGGCGAACACGAACACCCACAACTCGCACAGGGGGTCCAGGGCGGCGCCGAGGATGACTACGCGGGCGGCGTTGGATTTGCCTTGGCCCATCAGCCCGCCGAATACGAGGTTTCCGCCGGGCAGCACCACGATGATGACGTCGCCGCGCTGGGAGACCCCGAACGGGATCCCGGCGAACACGTCCGCCTTGCCGTCGTGGAGCAGCGGGTAGGGCGGGGCCGGTTTCTCGGTGGAGCCCGGGTCGGCTACCCACAGGTCGACGTAGCCGGCCCGCTCGGCTGCGGTGGGCCAGACTTCCAGGGGTGCGCGGTTGAGGTTGCGGGCCAGGACGTCGCGCCGGTCGGCGATCATGTCCGGGGTGACGCCCATCGGCAGCGAGAACGCCGCGTGGTAGCCGCAGTTGTTCACCCGCACCGGCGGGGTCAGGAATTCGACCTCCCACCCCTTCTTGATCGCCTCGTTGAGCCTGCCGATCCCGAGGTGCGCGAGCGCGGCCGCGACCCCGCCGGGCGTGACGATCACGCCCTCCTGCTCGCGCATGCGGAGCGGGGCGGCCCACGTCGGCACAGTGCCGTGGGCGCGGCCGAGCTGCCACAACGCCGCCAGCGCGAGCCAGGGCGCCGCCAACACCAGCGGCAACCAGACGACGGTGACCAGCCACACCACCCACGCGATCAGGTCCACCGCGGCCTGTAGCGGGGCGAGCACCCACGTGATGTCCTGGTAGCCGACGGCGAGGGTGATCCCCAACGCCAGCAACATCCCCGCGATCGTCATCGCGGCGACGGCAACGGCCTTGGCGAGTGCGAACGGGGCGTACATCCAGTCCATCCGCCGCTTGTGCCGCATCGCGCGCGCTCGTTCCGCTCGATGTTCCCAGTCGATCAGGCGCTGCATGTCGCCGGCCAGCTCGGCCTGGCGCATCATCCGCTCGTAGCGGGACTGGGTGTGTGCCTCCCACACCCTCCGCACCACCACCCACACCCCGGTGGCGACGTAGACCACGGCGTTGCGGACCGCCCACCGCAGTGTGCTGCGGATCCGCTCGTGCGTGACCGCCACCCGCGCCGTCGTGATCAGGTAGACCGTGGCCCGTCCAGTGCCGCCGCGCACCACAGAGACAGCCTTGCGCAGCGCCGGCGCCACCGAACGCCGCCGACGCACCAGCGGCGCCGCGCGCCGCACCTGAACGGCCTTGCTCTGATCTGCGGGCGAGCGACCGGGCGTCCGGCGCTGGTACTCGAAGTGACGGGCGACGTACTCGCTTTCCAACTCGGACAGGATCACCCCCTCCAGCGCGGGCCCCGCTGTGCCTGCCGGCAGCGGCCACCGCGGCAATGGGCCTGCCGGAGCCGCCCCGTTCGGCGGGGCCGGCACCACGGGGATCGGCTCAGTGGGCGGATCGTCGCCGGGCACGCCGCTGCGGCGCGGTTCGTTGCCGCTCCGGAACTCAGTCATCGGCCCCACCCGCACCCGTTGCGCAACGGTTGGTTGTAGGCGGCTTCGCTGCCACCGGTGTCACGGAATCCGTCACGGAACCCGCGATCCCGGGATCGGCGGTGCCCTGACTGGCGCGGGACATGGCTAGCAGTGCGAAGCCGGACACGACCATGAGCCCGTCCAGCACGAGTGGCCCGACCGCGGCCCCGAGCGGCCCGTACTCCCAGGCCAGGAGGACCTCATGCAGGTGGCCGTAGGAGATGATTGCCGAGCCGACGGCGACGGTTCCGGCACCGCCGTAGCGGGCCAGCGCCCACCACACCCCGGCGCCCAGCGCACCCGGGAGAGCACCTCCGCCGACAACAGCAGCCCGACCGGCCACACCGCCGAGCCGACCTGCTGCGCGATCCCCGGCGTCCAGCCCGCTGGCCGCTCATCCGCCGGCAGCCAGACGTGC
This window harbors:
- a CDS encoding cell division protein FtsK, which codes for MTEFRSGNEPRRSGVPGDDPPTEPIPVVPAPPNGAAPAGPLPRWPLPAGTAGPALEGVILSELESEYVARHFEYQRRTPGRSPADQSKAVQVRRAAPLVRRRRSVAPALRKAVSVVRGGTGRATVYLITTARVAVTHERIRSTLRWAVRNAVVYVATGVWVVVRRVWEAHTQSRYERMMRQAELAGDMQRLIDWEHRAERARAMRHKRRMDWMYAPFALAKAVAVAAMTIAGMLLALGITLAVGYQDITWVLAPLQAAVDLIAWVVWLVTVVWLPLVLAAPWLALAALWQLGRAHGTVPTWAAPLRMREQEGVIVTPGGVAAALAHLGIGRLNEAIKKGWEVEFLTPPVRVNNCGYHAAFSLPMGVTPDMIADRRDVLARNLNRAPLEVWPTAAERAGYVDLWVADPGSTEKPAPPYPLLHDGKADVFAGIPFGVSQRGDVIIVVLPGGNLVFGGLMGQGKSNAARVVILGAALDPLCELWVFVFANNGDFDAYQPRLARYHRGIDDTVAAAALQALRDLYEKVAQREARLAELGAKKVTRTLAEKHPELRPLVALFSECHELFGHEQFGKEAADLAVQTMRRGRKAAITLAFDTQSSRADAIPPKIVELVKVNACFAVKSWRSNDGFLGDGSFQAGIRATELRPGKDVGTSLLTGATDERFEILKWFYIEADDDTGYDAAAEVIERAMTYLDERTARAEIDAGSDDAHDVGERRDLLDDLATVLGNERIPAADVPARLRDLAPNYEPYRRMPGVKLREVLEREYGIKVPSTGNRYPVDPVTVRSRIAERGAARGGRR